In the Dama dama isolate Ldn47 chromosome 13, ASM3311817v1, whole genome shotgun sequence genome, one interval contains:
- the LOC133067953 gene encoding mast cell protease 2-like: protein MLLKLKEKASLTLAMGTLSLPPQFTFILSGRMCWVAGWGKIDMKEPASSTLQEMKPRLGEPQACSLFPAFDHNLQLCVGHPQSTKFAFKGDSGGPLLCAGVVQGIVSYGQSNAKPPAVFTRISHYRPWIDEVLNEN from the exons ATGTTACTGAAG CTGAAGGAGAAGGCCAGCCTGACCCTGGCCATGGGGACACTCTCCCTTCCACCCCAATTCACCTTCATCCTTTCCGGGAGAATGTGCTGGGTGGCTGGCTGGGGAAAAATAGATATGAAGGAACCAGCCTCCAGCACTCTGCAAGAGATGAAGCCGAGACTTGGGGAGCCCCAGGCCTGCAGCCTCTTCCCTGCTTTTGACCACAATCTCCAGCTGTGTGTGGGCCATCCCCAGAGCACAAAATTTGCGTTTA AGGGAGACTCAGGGGGCCCTCTTCTGTGTGCTGGGGTGGTCCAGGGCATTGTCTCCTATGGGCAGTCCAATGCAAAGCCCCCCGCTGTCTTCACCCGGATCTCCCATTACCGGCCCTGGATTGATGAGGTCCTGAACGAGAATTAA
- the LOC133068421 gene encoding mast cell protease 1A-like isoform X2 encodes MVLFLLLVALLLSPTGEAGKIIGGHEAKPHSRPYMAFLRFKISGKPHICGGFLVREDFVLTAAHCLGSSIDVTLGAHSIMERERTQQVIPVRRAFPHPHYNDKTFENDIMLLQLAWKADMTDAVSPISLPRSFEKVNPGMMCSVAGWGRLEVNMPSADKLQEVDLEVQSEERCIARFRNYIPVTQICAGDPNKRKNSFSGDSGGPLVCDGVAQGIVSYGDVYGTAPNVYTRVSSFLTWIQKTMRQYKQQGSA; translated from the exons ATGGTCTTGTTCTTGCTCCTGGTGGCCCTTCTTCTGTCCCCTACTGGGGAGGCAG GGAAGATCATCGGGGGCCATGAGGCCAAGCCACACTCCCGTCCCTACATGGCATTTCTTCGGTTCAAGATTTCAGGGAAACCTCACATATGTGGGGGTTTCCTTGTGCGTGAGGACTTCGTGCTGACAGCAGCTCACTGCCTGGGAAG CTCAATTGATGTCACCCTGGGGGCCCACAGCATCATGGAACGAGAGCGGACCCAGCAGGTCATCCCCGTGAGGAGAGCCTTCCCGCACCCACATTATAATGATAAAACATTTGAAAACGACATCATGTTACTGCAG CTGGCTTGGAAGGCTGATATGACGGATGCAGTGAGCCCCATCAGTCTGCCCAGGAGCTTCGAGAAGGTGAATCCAGGGATGATGTGCAGTGTGGCCGGCTGGGGTCGACTGGAGGTAAATATGCCCTCTGCAGACAAACTACAGGAGGTCGACCTTGAAGTCCAAAGTGAGGAGAGATGTATCGCTCGCTTCAGAAACTACATCCCCGTCACGCAGATATGTGCTGGAGATCCAAACAAGAGGAAGAATTCTTTCTCG GGTGACTCCGGGGGCCCGCTCGTGTGTGACGGTGTGGCCCAGGGCATTGTGTCCTATGGAGACGTGTATGGTACGGCTCCAAATGTCTATACCAGAGTCTCCAGCTTTCTGACCTGGATCCAAAAAACAATGAGACAGTACAAACAGCAGGgatcagcctga
- the LOC133068421 gene encoding duodenase-1-like isoform X1: MVLFLLLVALLLSPTGEAGKIIGGHEAKPHSRPYMAFLRFKISGKPHICGGFLVREDFVLTAAHCLGSSIDVTLGAHSIMERERTQQVIPVRRAFPHPHYNDKTFENDIMLLQLAWKADMTDAVSPISLPRSFEKVNPGMMCSVAGWGRLEVNMPSADKLQEVDLEVQSEERCIARFRNYIPVTQICAGDPNKRKNSFSLTGNKPTDERLQNRRN; this comes from the exons ATGGTCTTGTTCTTGCTCCTGGTGGCCCTTCTTCTGTCCCCTACTGGGGAGGCAG GGAAGATCATCGGGGGCCATGAGGCCAAGCCACACTCCCGTCCCTACATGGCATTTCTTCGGTTCAAGATTTCAGGGAAACCTCACATATGTGGGGGTTTCCTTGTGCGTGAGGACTTCGTGCTGACAGCAGCTCACTGCCTGGGAAG CTCAATTGATGTCACCCTGGGGGCCCACAGCATCATGGAACGAGAGCGGACCCAGCAGGTCATCCCCGTGAGGAGAGCCTTCCCGCACCCACATTATAATGATAAAACATTTGAAAACGACATCATGTTACTGCAG CTGGCTTGGAAGGCTGATATGACGGATGCAGTGAGCCCCATCAGTCTGCCCAGGAGCTTCGAGAAGGTGAATCCAGGGATGATGTGCAGTGTGGCCGGCTGGGGTCGACTGGAGGTAAATATGCCCTCTGCAGACAAACTACAGGAGGTCGACCTTGAAGTCCAAAGTGAGGAGAGATGTATCGCTCGCTTCAGAAACTACATCCCCGTCACGCAGATATGTGCTGGAGATCCAAACAAGAGGAAGAATTCTTTCTCG